Below is a window of Malus domestica chromosome 13, GDT2T_hap1 DNA.
TTGACAATCCACGACCATTCCATTTCGTTATTGCTCTCATCTTCATCGATGTTATGAACACTGGCAAATTCGACCGTCAAGCCACACTCGAACAACTCCACTGCATCTACAGTCTTGCTTTCGGAATCGAAAACAATGACCTCTGCTTCACAGCTACTCCATAAACACTCGTTCTCCGTTAATACAAAAACTGACATGATGTAGTTCTTAAATTGAGTATCATTTTAGAAAATTCGGAGCTAAATTCCCTTCCCTTTTGATTGATAACTATAGTGCATACCTGAAAGATAAATTTGGATGGGTTAGTTGGTATGTTGTGGGTAAATTTGTGAGGAAGGATTTTGGTGCATGGAAATTGTTTGATGAAATTCCATACTCAAGTTGCTATGCTGTTCTCAATTGTGACATGTGTTACTGCAATGGCATTCGCGATAAGGGTAGAGGCTCTAAATTTGGCAAAATGCAattgaagatggcagtggctcAAATAAAACTGCTGAGTAACAAGAGGTAGGCGGTGGTGAAGCCAATGAGGTGTGGCATTGCCTTGCTCCTACAATCTGGTCAAGATGCCACTGCTCGAATCGAGGTTAAACATGTGTTCAGAGAACATAAAATTTTGTCTGCCAATGAGTTCATTGAGCTCTTCTGTGAATTAGTAGTATTTAGACTTTCTATCATCACAAAGCAAAGGGAATGTCCGCCTAAGCTCAAAGAGGGAATTACTAGCTTAATCTTTGCCTTTTCCAGGTGTTATGAGGTTTCTGAACTAATCGCAATAAGGCATATTTTTTAGGAAAAGTATggtaaatattttgtatatgcaGCTATGATGTACGTCCTAGCTGTGATGTGAATCATATGATATGGTGTGAAAGATGACATATGCAGTTTGTAGACTCAGCATCAACTGCTAAAGCAGCTGCAAAATCTACCAGTGATGCAATGGCTGCTGCACAAGTTGCTGCATATTTTGGCCAACACAGACTGCAATCAGGACATTGATATTGTATCTctcaagaaaataaaagaagattcCCCATTGAGTTTGATAGTTTCTTTACGATCGATATGTGAGGGCAGATTTCAATCTCTTGACCAGTTTCTACCTCGTGAATATTGTATATCTCTTGCTAACAATATAGAAAGTCAAGTCAAGTTGAGGAAGGAAGACTATTCTCAACTCTTTTCTAACGTGCATAAATTTGATGTGATTTCCAAATTGAACAATATGGTTTCTGCAATTCCTGTGATGGTTACACAGTCTGATGAACTTAAGCTTAAGTTCGATGAAGGGTCCATGATGAACAAGCTTTGTCTTGTGAATTTGGGTGGCAATGAGAGTCTAGCAAAAACTACAGTTCACGGGGAAAGCCTTAAGGAAGCTCAACACATCAAGAAACCTCTTTCAGCTCTTGGGGAAGTGATCTCAACTTTGTCAAGAATTAAGGCTTTAAACCGATTGGGACATGTGGACGAAGAGAATGCCAATGCTATATTCCTGTCTGAGAATGTAGTGGACCTTAGTGATTCTATTGAAGATGAAGTCAAGTGGGTAGAGAATTTGATTAGAGGAATATTTGCAGGAAATATATTTGATCTTGGTTATGTACAGCTTGCAGAAATTTTCTCAAATGAGGGAATGTCATTTTCAGTTAGTTGTCAAAACCTTGTCCCTCGACCTTGGGACTTGGACTAGGCAATGGTTGTGTGTGTGAGATTTGCGTGCGAGCAGTCAGGTGCATTAGACCATGGAAAAATGGTGTACTTTACCTACTCTACAAATTCATTTGAAAATGAAGCTGTGGTTGCTGAGATTGTGCGGAGAGGTGGTGGGGCTCTTCGTTGTACCAAATTACAAGGAATGTCAACGTCCATTGATGATAGAAGGATCCATGAGTATCTGTTGATGGTGGGATTCACGGGGAATTCACATGTTACGAATGCACAGCTGGATCTTTATGCAAAGAGTGAAGCCAATATCATTACTGGGATTTCTGATATTGCCATAAAGATAACAATACAGCATTGGATCAATTTTGGTACACCAACATGTACTGCTGTCAAGAGCTATATTTCCTCGACTAATCTTAAGACATCCTCAGTGCATTCAAGTTGTGTGAGGCAACCAAAATTTATTTTGTGCACTAGTGGGTATCTTTCAGCCTTCACTTCTACATACTCAACATTACTTATTGGGACTGAACCTCACTCCAAGAGAGTCAAGGTTACATGGGAAGTTCTGTCCGATGTCCTTCATGATGCGAATAAAAAACATAGGTGCGAATCATGTTCACAAGTTCAGACCATCCCTATCCAGTGGGTTATATTCGTGCAACTTCACCAGCATGCTTCTCCCAAACCCACAATTTTCTGTCTGGAACAGCTGATCTTGAAGCATGGTACTGTTGCTAGTGCCATAGAGAGTCAAGCATTGGTGATTGAGAGTTTGCGAATGGGATGAATCAGAAACAAAACAGTAGGGTGAATTACATACAATCAAGGCTTCATTTTGTTATGAAGTTCTCTGCAAAAGAAATTGCTTTTGATTAGCATTTTCAACATGCACTACAAGGTGGAATTGACTAGTTTGTGGGTGATGCATTGGCTAAAGTTGTCAAGCTGATACTCTATTTTCAGTACAAGGAAGGCAAGTGAATGGGTGCTTTTGAGAATCTATTTTTTCGAAGGGAACTaccattgaaatgttttaatgttGACCAGCAGGGCAATGGTTGCAGTTGAATTGAAAACATGTCATTTCACAAGTGTGGCGCTGTAAGTTCTTATGCTTCATAATTGGTGGTCTTATGCTTCTTCCTTAGCTCCCACTGTTGAGCCTTCAACCACCTTGTTACTAAGCACAGAGGAAGGTCTAGTTCAGAAACCATCCCTACAAGTAGTATTGGCTCAACTGATTTCTCACCTTCATTCCAAGAACTACAAATTCACACTTCGTTTGCAAGACTCCTTAGTTGAATTTCACTGCAAACAATTCCAGATTCCAAGTGCTAATCTTAACCTTGAGGACAATGTTGTTTTTCAAGGGAACGGCAATGTTATGAACTTAGGATTTAGTGATTGGCTTAATCATTATTAGGGGTTTAATATTGGATTTCTTAAGCTTATTCCTGTTAATTAGTGAAGTCTATTAGAAATGCCAGCTGGTACTAAAAGTGTAGAAGTCTATAAAAGTAGCTAAACTCCCTTAATTGTAGTAGATCAAAATTTACACAAAAGAAATATAAACAAACAACAATTCAAGagctctactctctctctctctctctctcttcattccCCCTCCCTCTCTATCCTCGGTGTTACTTGCAGGTTGATTAGTGGAATTAAGAATTGGATCGTATCAGATTTAAGGatttttaagtccaaaaccGTGTAAAACCATGTGGGTGAACCGTGGAGTTTTGACAGCGATTCTGCCGTTCTCGTGAGTCTCACCACCCACtaccacccttaatcaactccccttggacccaggaacaagacccaactaGTTGTAGGGGTGTCAGAGCACTGAGGAAGGAGAATCGAAGCTCACTCATTCTAGGGTTTTCGACAGGTTTAAGagaaattggagcttttcccggtcaaattggacttggccacatgtcTAAAACTTACTATACTCATtaagatcttcattcctgtaaaatttgggaatttttggaaaaaaatgaATTTCCTGCTAGTCAGGGCGCCCAGCCCCTACCTTTGAACAACAATTCAACTTCTCTTAAAATTTTATTGTGAGGAACCTATTGAAGCTGTGGTTATATGAATTATTGAAGGAATTCTAAATGTGGGCTTATACTTTGTTTTAGGCTGCCATAGAGCGTGACGCCTTGATTCTCTTGCTAGGGTGCGTTAGCGCGGACCCTAGTTGAgttactttaatatatgtgatatagttATTACCCTGAAAACTCCCGTGCTAGGATACTTTGTGGATATAGCATGGATTTCTAAAATATGTTTTATGCTAAATAATTGTTTATATAAAGTGTGCCATCGATCTACTTTATGAAATGTTATGTGACTTGGATATTTAAATTGTTTATGAATTGTGTTTTAAAATATGTATTTGATTGTTTGAtaaatgtgagggctagtagaTGACCGTTACCCTGGTGTCACGGGGTTAGGTGACACTGAGtctgcaccatgtagcagtggtacatggatggtcctgcttggttaatccgcgataggggaccatactatttatggatcgtgcttggttaatccgtgatAGGCAATCCTTATATCTTTGGTATGGCCATACACACACTTAGggatgatcatgcttggtaatctgcgataggtgatcactgcctaacagATGCGTATGAGTGactttgcttggttaatccgcgatagggGTTCACTGCCTTCTTGGTTATTGCAGGGGCGGCTCTGCTTAGTTAATTAATGATAGGAGGCCACTTCCTGCttggttacttatgtaggctTCGGATGAACTGCATCACTCTAGCCTTAGTTTTTAGTGTTTTTGTGAACTATAGTTTTGAGAACCTTGTGTTTTGATTTAGAAAAGTTGTTGGATGTCGGGGTGACTCATTCGGAGAGTTCAGAGACTTGATATTGATTCTTACGAATGAATTATATTCGAGGTTTATAAACTATGACTAATGGttggttttattattattatcacatactttgcattattgtcactcacacgAGCTTTGCAGCTTATCCGGGTTGTTGTTTGTCCGGTGCACCATTCCGATGGTGTAGGCACTGATCATACAGGTGACAGGTCTGAGTAGATTCTGAGAAGTCTGTAGGTGGGGGTAGCAGCGCAGTTATCATAAACTTGGAGCGTTAGGTTACCCTTTATCCTCTCTTGTACTTTCTTTTTTTGGACTTTCTTTTGAGCACCTCGGACTTGTTCCAAGTCTAGCGAGGGTTATGTTTCTTTTTGaagtgtacatatttgtaaatatCTTGTGGATGACCTAGCCACCctcataattattttgggtTATTTGTTAGAGTCGTATTTCATTCCGTAACTTATGACATATTCAACGAACGTTACTTCCTCTTATCATGTGTCGATTCTCGACATATGTCGGGGTCGGGGCGTGACATAAATAACTATTTAACCGACTAATGTTATAGCTCTACTAAAATAATAACGATAATAACTAGTCTTTGATGATATCCCGCATTGGGCAGAGACAGTAAAAAAGAAGAGACTAAATATCATAACTCCACTCCAACTAATACATAaactttttgtgataaaatcttacatctgaaaaaaaaagttgcaaaaCTACAGTGAGTGCATTGGATGCACTTgagttttagttttcttttttctttttcttttttttttctatcggCCTTCACCCACAACTATTTTTCCCTTGATTCCTCTATCTTTTTCCTTCTCGAGCTCAAAATAAAATCTCAATTAAACACAATACCTAAGTTAATCTTTTATGATTTATTGAGCCTAGTGTTAATCTAATTTTGAATACACTAAGTACGAGTGTACAACTTGCTATACTTTCATTAAGGATTGTGAAATTCATTTTCCACTTTTGACAAAAGATCTcctttattcttgtttgttgtgTGTTTAACTCATAATCTTGGTGTATAATACGACCTTTTGGAAGTACGATAACAAATCATGCACaatataaatgaaagtatgatcAACTTCTAGACGCTTATTTACTATgacctcaacaacaacaaagtcttttcctactaagtggggtcagctagatgaatcctagaatgccattCCACTCGGTTATGTGCcacgtcttccgttagatccaaatactcttaagtcttttcttagagtttcTTTTAAAGTCTTCCTAGTTCTTAGAGTTTCTTTtaaagtcttcctaggtcttcctctacccctttggccctgaacatCTATTCcgtaatcgcatcttctaaccggagcattAGTAGGCAttcgtttcacatgtccaaaccatcgtaacagattttctctcatctttccttcaatttcgactactcctactttatctcggatatcctcattcctaatcttatcatttctcgtgtgctcacacatccaatgaagcattctcatctctgctacaccaattttatgtacgtgttgattgtggatgcaaatttcttcctcctcgatcttggacgattttgcacctacaaaacaattaacaccttaggttaaggccaagagcctcacgcgcccacgatgaatgggggggctttggccgaagaacctccgatgctaaagttagaatttagagagaaagagtgtttagagaattttgggatttttgccaaagtgttggaattagctttttggtgagaatgggagtatatttatagggataggaggtggctagggtttttaggtttaatttaggtttaattagccaatttattatgataaatttgctaattaaacataaagggaataaatggatggttatagaatcaattagctagcttaattggggtagtaaagtgggaaaagatagggaaggtAGAAAGCTTAAGGGGATGGCCAGCCATGtgatgttttagggttgaattcgttgtattttgtggttatttggatataatggatggtttaattgagaattaatgggttaattaggcaataaacccattaattagccaattaacataatttaaaaggaatgtgtttgggaattaccttgtagaaaggatttgatgagatggactttgaattgttacctattttgggcacttctgtcttggttgaaagagggttgcccgctgcttgcgcgtaggaacctcgttgtactgcaagggtatttttttcctttttgtccaaaaaacccacgtgtcgccttgtgaatatttttggctccacatgcTTCACtgtccaacattctgtgccataaagcattgctagccttattgccgtcctataaaatttttccatTTATTTACTACGACCCCATTGTTATAAAATTCTGCCTCCACCAtagattgtgcaggtggtaattaataaattagtgacaatatcggtgttgttgaaaGTGGGCCTTTGACctgtctctctgataatttGATAGTCTCTCCCATATGCTTACACGTGTAAGAAATTAGTTTTTAtgttaaatcatgttttttaggtttttaatataaaaaactgatttatattttcttgttaaAGAATTGGTCAAAAAAGGGAAGCCACACGTAAACCACCCACTACAAAGTCCACGTATGAGAATTGTCTTTGTAAGACCTAGTCCTACTACACGCATTAGAAATGTCTTTGTAagtcgtgtgtgtgtgtatattaaCGCCCAGCCTCGTTTCTCATTATTCAGTCCAGTTTTCGCAACAGTACCCTCTTTATTCTCTCTTTCATATATCTTAGCCATGGGAGTAGCCATGTCTGCAACTTATACTCCCATATCTACAGGTAAAAGTTCAGACGACTGCGAGAATCCCGATTCCTTACCCATTTCTGCAACTAAAAGCTCTCTGTTATCAGCGTGCGATAAAATCTTTTGGGTCTTGATGCTTGCTCTTTTTCTCATAGCTTTTGCTCTTCTCATTGGGCTCAGGGTGTCGTCGTCCGAAATAAGTAGTTCGGGGTACAAATGCCCCGACTTCACCATCAACGGCGCTCATCTCACCCAGTTCAATTACACCGGAAGCAACCGTACTCTCTCCTACAACCTCGCCCTCAacatcaccctcacaaaccccaAGAAGAAACTCTTCCTCGAGTTGATTGACGTCAAAGTCAGTGCATACTATCAAGACAAGAGAATTGGGCAGGTGACTTTGATGGATCGGTCGATGTCGTCGACACCCAAGAACACAACCATTTTTCAGAATGTAGTCGTTCAAGGGCACGATATGTTGTTCGAGCAATTTCAATCTGTGACCCGCCCTGCAGCAGCTGAGCTTTATAGTATCGACGTGGTCATTGCTTTCCAGGATAGGTATACTGTTCATCGGGGTGAGGTCATCTACAATCTGAGGCTTCCTTTGAGTTCCAATGGAACATATTGGGATGCTGACAAGACTACAAACTGccccatatatatatagttactAATTTGTTATATTGCGTCTGATAAGAGGGAGGCTAATATCAAATTAATTCAACTAAATATGCATTAAATGAGAAATTTGTtgtttgaaataaaaaattggcTAAATCTCATTTCTGGTTCCTGTAGTTTAGTTGTTGTTCACTTTTGGCTCCCGTGTTTTTAATTGTCTCAATGTAAATCCTTATATAGTTTAGTAAACGATGCAATTCAAAGATATTTTAATGAAATGTGCCACTACATGGGCATTCTAGTCATTGCAAGAAAAATTAGGACGCCTTCATCTCCTTTTGGCGTGTTTAATAAATTGGAAAACAATAAGGAAGAGATCAGAATGCTTTATTCTATAAGGCTATTGTTGGGACATAAAATATTCGGACTAACATGAATACGTCATGTGTACAACTTATCAAATATGATTATTCTGTCCTTAACAGCATACACAAACTATTAGTCAAACTTAATAGGCCACATTCTCTAcgaaggccttaaaagcccacaATCAAGGCCTCCATGCCCAATTCATCGTCAATTGTCCAACTCGATCGCCATGTGACATACATAGATTACCCTCATATGCAATGGGTTTGCCTATCCGTATCTTAGCAAAGCAAGACTATTTGAAGCATATTCTCGAAATCTCAGGAATATTCCTCAATCGGTTTGCATACTAGGTAACACTCTGCTAAC
It encodes the following:
- the LOC114820376 gene encoding NDR1/HIN1-like protein 10, translating into MGVAMSATYTPISTGKSSDDCENPDSLPISATKSSLLSACDKIFWVLMLALFLIAFALLIGLRVSSSEISSSGYKCPDFTINGAHLTQFNYTGSNRTLSYNLALNITLTNPKKKLFLELIDVKVSAYYQDKRIGQVTLMDRSMSSTPKNTTIFQNVVVQGHDMLFEQFQSVTRPAAAELYSIDVVIAFQDRYTVHRGEVIYNLRLPLSSNGTYWDADKTTNCPIYI